The following coding sequences are from one bacterium SCSIO 12741 window:
- a CDS encoding pyridoxal phosphate-dependent aminotransferase family protein — translation MDIFEKIKEKRGPLGQFSQIAHGYFTFPKLEGPISNRMTFRGKEMLVWSVNNYLGLANQPEVRAVDEQASRDFGLSNPMGARMMSGNSVYHEQLEEELSKFVMKEDTMLVNYGYMGMASTIDALVDRNDVIVYDSESHACIIDGVRMHQGKRFVFPHNDIDKLETQLERATKLTNNSGGGILVITEGVFGMAGDQGKLKEIVALKEQYDFRLFVDDAHGIGTLGATGAGTGEEQGVQDGIDIYFGTFAKAFASIGGFISSTEDVVEYLRYNTRSQIFAKSMPMPLVLGNLKRLEMLRDQPEHKAKLWEIVHALQSGLKKHGFDIGNTNSCVTPVMIKGGIPEATNLIFDLRENFHIFTSLVVYPVVPKDVIMLRLIPTAAHTLEDVNYSIETFEKVQAKLNNSEYSRDQFTWANESHLWTGRTPV, via the coding sequence GTGGATATTTTTGAAAAGATAAAAGAGAAAAGAGGACCGCTTGGACAATTTTCGCAAATTGCACACGGGTATTTTACCTTCCCAAAACTTGAAGGTCCCATCTCTAACCGTATGACTTTCCGAGGAAAGGAAATGCTCGTATGGAGTGTGAACAACTACCTCGGGTTGGCTAATCAGCCTGAAGTTCGTGCCGTTGATGAGCAAGCTTCCCGCGATTTTGGACTTTCTAATCCAATGGGTGCCCGGATGATGTCGGGTAACTCTGTTTACCACGAACAACTTGAGGAAGAGCTATCCAAATTTGTTATGAAGGAAGATACCATGCTGGTTAACTACGGTTACATGGGTATGGCTTCCACTATTGATGCTTTGGTGGATCGTAACGATGTGATCGTTTACGATTCTGAATCACACGCCTGTATTATTGACGGTGTGAGAATGCACCAGGGTAAACGTTTTGTATTCCCTCACAACGATATTGATAAGTTGGAAACGCAGCTGGAAAGAGCTACAAAGTTGACCAACAACTCAGGAGGTGGTATCCTGGTAATTACCGAAGGTGTATTCGGTATGGCAGGTGACCAAGGAAAATTGAAAGAAATCGTGGCTCTTAAGGAGCAGTATGATTTCCGCCTATTCGTAGATGATGCTCACGGTATTGGTACCTTAGGTGCAACTGGAGCAGGTACTGGTGAAGAACAAGGTGTTCAAGACGGTATCGATATCTACTTCGGAACCTTCGCTAAAGCTTTTGCTTCTATCGGTGGATTTATTAGTTCTACTGAAGATGTGGTTGAGTACCTACGTTACAATACCCGTTCTCAGATTTTCGCTAAGTCTATGCCAATGCCATTAGTATTGGGTAACTTGAAGCGTTTGGAAATGCTCCGCGATCAACCTGAGCACAAGGCTAAGCTTTGGGAAATCGTTCACGCCCTTCAGAGCGGACTTAAGAAACATGGATTCGATATTGGAAACACTAACTCTTGTGTTACTCCTGTGATGATCAAAGGTGGTATTCCAGAGGCTACGAATTTGATTTTCGACCTACGTGAGAATTTCCACATCTTTACCTCTTTGGTTGTATACCCTGTTGTACCTAAAGATGTGATCATGCTTCGCTTGATCCCAACTGCGGCTCACACCTTAGAAGATGTTAATTACAGTATTGAAACGTTCGAAAAAGTTCAAGCTAAGTTGAACAACAGCGAATATTCAAGAGATCAGTTTACCTGGGCCAATGAGTCACACCTTTGGACTGGAAGAACTCCTGTATAA
- a CDS encoding DNA-directed RNA polymerase subunit omega, producing MDYKKTKASSSTITRDVLDLTDGVGNVYEGAVILSKRANQINQEIKEELTQKLEEFATAHDNLEEIFENREQIEISRFYEKLPKPVAIAIQEMMEDRIYFRKPGDNKGDLV from the coding sequence ATGGATTACAAAAAGACAAAAGCTTCCAGTTCTACTATTACCAGAGACGTTTTGGACCTTACAGATGGAGTAGGTAACGTGTATGAGGGAGCTGTAATTTTATCTAAGAGAGCAAATCAAATTAACCAGGAGATCAAAGAAGAGTTGACTCAGAAGCTGGAAGAATTTGCTACTGCCCACGACAATCTGGAAGAAATTTTTGAAAACCGCGAACAAATTGAGATTTCTCGTTTCTACGAGAAATTGCCAAAGCCGGTGGCTATCGCTATCCAGGAAATGATGGAAGATCGTATTTACTTCCGCAAACCTGGAGACAACAAAGGCGATTTGGTTTAA
- a CDS encoding DUF4835 family protein: protein MRLILTAIGLFVVFFSAQAQEMQCQVSINYQRLENTDKTIFEDMEVFITEFINNRKWTNHVYKEAEKIEWSVLIELTNVSDVVNYEATIQVQVRRPVYNTTYYTPIFSFKDENFSFVYDQNNLTMDFSENTFTDNLTSTLAYYCYMVLDYDSDSFSNNGGTVYFTKAQQIVANAQSSSFKGWSSSDKRNRYWLVENHLSPRFKNLRRCYYEYHRLGLDQMSKDVDAGRAALTRSLMLLEDVHRNVPVSFNMRVFFDSKVNEVIKIYQEANRDEQDKVMELLNKIDPANTIRYGEILN from the coding sequence ATGAGGTTGATCCTAACAGCTATAGGTTTATTCGTTGTTTTTTTTAGTGCACAAGCACAGGAAATGCAATGCCAGGTTTCTATCAACTACCAGCGTTTGGAGAACACGGATAAAACCATTTTTGAAGACATGGAGGTGTTTATTACCGAGTTTATCAATAACCGGAAATGGACTAATCATGTATACAAGGAGGCTGAAAAGATCGAGTGGAGTGTTTTGATTGAGTTGACCAACGTGAGTGACGTTGTGAATTACGAGGCCACCATCCAAGTTCAGGTGAGGCGACCAGTTTACAACACTACCTATTATACTCCCATCTTCAGTTTTAAAGATGAAAACTTTTCTTTCGTGTATGATCAGAATAACCTAACCATGGATTTTTCTGAAAACACCTTTACCGATAACCTGACTTCAACTTTGGCCTATTACTGCTATATGGTCTTGGATTACGATTCTGATTCGTTTTCAAACAATGGTGGTACGGTTTACTTTACCAAGGCTCAACAAATTGTGGCTAACGCTCAAAGCTCGAGTTTTAAGGGATGGTCTTCAAGCGATAAAAGAAACCGGTATTGGTTGGTAGAAAATCACTTGAGCCCCCGATTCAAAAACCTACGTCGTTGTTATTACGAGTACCATCGCCTGGGCTTGGATCAAATGAGCAAAGATGTGGATGCCGGACGTGCAGCTCTTACCCGCAGCCTTATGCTCTTGGAAGATGTACACCGTAATGTACCTGTATCGTTTAACATGCGTGTTTTCTTCGACTCTAAGGTCAACGAAGTAATTAAGATCTACCAGGAAGCCAATCGAGATGAGCAGGACAAAGTAATGGAGTTGCTCAACAAGATTGATCCTGCCAATACGATCAGGTACGGTGAGATTCTGAACTGA
- a CDS encoding OmpA family protein — translation MPTHLRLMLFLSLTLLCFQGRGQDTISLYFEIGDAKLRIAEKQKIDQLSKHYDLENLDSVTFIGRTDTTGRITENLKLSHNRAVAVKRYLNHRWEVSVPQSIQAIGEESGSTPKESRRVDMVLHFPNLEEELPDPSGDFCYRIDYKTLRNTNVSYSKGKRRATVSLEIESNDWMDTVTHYTGQRLPDGGWKVRKVRWKRRVTGSGKWSKMRMVATLPQAYYDSSKLLIRNLPPCDSCALTKDKNPPLKTCDEIDRFLMRNLQFKKRWFKPEYQVRAPALYIDENAVYRRSMGGSIIHWKPVKKGKYFKTTLPGNRYFLSNILKEQKVCQFDTCGNPNSKIVKCRRLRTPARAFGFELEGGYSWLPDQPSPFVGVNFNFRGPRNYSRWLFGLDNQERMYSSWQTQFTLLWIDFSRQNLAWQGPQSGNLNYSVIRLYAGTEVRAGLPLDDRLDFVEQNVHLGFAVQADRLDAWFVQWYLQGGMAYEYSDYFSQKVYPILQLGMNFKLVRFKPKPLR, via the coding sequence ATGCCTACCCATTTGCGGCTCATGTTGTTTTTGAGTTTGACTCTTCTCTGTTTTCAAGGAAGGGGGCAGGATACTATTTCCTTGTATTTTGAAATTGGAGATGCAAAGCTTCGGATAGCCGAAAAACAGAAAATTGACCAGCTCTCCAAGCACTACGATTTGGAAAACCTGGATTCAGTGACTTTCATCGGGCGCACGGATACCACTGGTCGGATTACTGAAAATCTTAAGTTATCCCACAATCGGGCTGTAGCCGTAAAGCGCTATTTGAATCATCGCTGGGAGGTGAGTGTCCCACAGTCCATTCAAGCCATTGGTGAGGAAAGTGGATCTACGCCGAAGGAATCGAGACGGGTAGATATGGTTCTTCATTTCCCCAACCTAGAGGAAGAATTGCCAGATCCTTCCGGGGACTTTTGTTACCGAATCGATTACAAGACCCTTCGAAACACGAATGTTTCCTATTCAAAAGGCAAACGACGCGCTACCGTTTCATTGGAGATAGAGTCAAATGATTGGATGGATACCGTTACTCATTATACCGGTCAACGATTGCCAGATGGGGGATGGAAGGTTCGCAAGGTCAGGTGGAAGAGGCGAGTAACTGGATCGGGGAAATGGTCGAAAATGCGCATGGTAGCCACCTTGCCACAGGCATATTATGATTCTTCCAAATTGCTCATCCGCAACCTGCCTCCATGTGATAGTTGTGCTCTAACGAAGGATAAGAACCCGCCTTTAAAGACCTGCGATGAAATCGATCGTTTTTTGATGAGGAATCTACAGTTCAAAAAGAGGTGGTTCAAACCAGAATATCAAGTTCGAGCTCCGGCTCTATACATCGATGAAAATGCGGTTTACCGGCGAAGCATGGGTGGAAGTATCATCCATTGGAAGCCGGTAAAAAAAGGAAAGTACTTCAAAACAACTTTACCAGGAAATCGCTATTTCCTGTCCAATATTTTGAAGGAACAGAAAGTTTGCCAGTTTGATACCTGTGGCAATCCCAATAGCAAAATCGTAAAGTGCAGGCGGCTTAGAACCCCAGCCAGGGCATTTGGTTTTGAATTGGAGGGTGGTTATTCTTGGCTGCCCGATCAGCCGAGTCCCTTTGTTGGAGTTAACTTTAATTTTCGTGGGCCAAGAAATTATAGTCGCTGGTTATTTGGCCTGGATAACCAGGAGCGGATGTATTCTTCCTGGCAAACTCAGTTTACCCTTCTATGGATCGATTTTAGCCGGCAGAATTTAGCCTGGCAAGGTCCGCAGTCAGGAAACCTGAATTATTCGGTAATTCGATTGTATGCAGGAACGGAAGTTAGAGCCGGATTGCCCTTAGATGACCGCCTCGATTTTGTAGAGCAGAATGTTCATCTTGGGTTTGCAGTTCAAGCCGATCGATTGGATGCCTGGTTTGTTCAATGGTACCTTCAAGGTGGAATGGCTTATGAGTACTCGGATTACTTTAGTCAAAAGGTATACCCCATATTGCAATTGGGGATGAACTTTAAATTGGTTCGGTTCAAGCCAAAGCCTCTGAGGTAG
- a CDS encoding DNA gyrase/topoisomerase IV subunit A produces MADIVDENGEERDEEFESSGDMSLEEGNVIHVSGMYEDWFLDYASYVILERAVPHVNDGLKPVQRRLLHSLKELDDGRFNKVANVVGNTMKYHPHGDASIADALVSLGQKDLLIDTQGNWGNILTGDRAAAPRYIEARLSKFANDVVFNPKTTEWQLSYDGRNKEPVTLPVKFPLLLAQGVEGIAVGLSCKILPHNFIELIDASIKVLQGKSPKIYPDFPSGGMADFANYNQGERGGKVRVRARINALDKKTLVINELPYATTTTSLIDSILKANDKGKIKIKKIEDNTAEFVEILIHLAPGVSPDKTIDALYAFTDCESSISPNAVIIENDKPRFVSVTEILKVNTEYTKDLLQLELEIRKGELQEQWHFASLERIFIEQKIYIKFDGLTYDEAIVVTHKELKPHIKHLKREVTDEDVKRLLEIRMRRITKHDSDKADEIILNLEEQLKEVQHHLDHLVEFAINYFKELKRKHSEGRERKTEIKSFETIERAKVAVANVKLYVNLKEGFAGTALKRTESEYVCDCSDIDDIIVIRKDGKMMVSRIADKAFFGKDILHIQVWKKGDQRTTYNLIYFDGKSKYSYVKRFNVTSITRDKEYDLAGGDKASKILYLTANPNGEAESIKVLLKPRPNVKKLRFDFDFAELAIKGRGAKGNILTKHLVHKIELKEAGISTLSARKIWWDDTVSRLNSDGRGKLLGEFKPEDKILSVMDSGHYKLSPQSLSTHFDDDMMLIEKYEPNRVYSLIYYDGEKEQYYVKRFNLEDTDKKTLLISEHEDSRMEYFSSKLGAKVKVEFDKRSSTKEDEEVVLHEFISVKGQKAQGNRLTTQKVKAIVGLDPIEMEEDLGEQPADEEVPDNPENPEVQDNAAKPESEEEKAPSLKNSVAEVTPVKPKAPAKPKVVKETPKAVPKPAAPKAEAPKVAPPKEEPKAAEPKKVAPKKEVPKKAVPKPEAPKKEAPKVKATPKPTPKEEEPPVVEAKEPESAPESKGDDDDQGIPPEGPVQITLDF; encoded by the coding sequence ATGGCAGATATAGTGGACGAAAACGGCGAAGAAAGAGACGAAGAATTCGAATCTTCTGGTGACATGAGCCTCGAGGAAGGCAACGTGATTCATGTATCAGGAATGTATGAGGATTGGTTTCTGGATTATGCATCCTATGTAATTCTGGAACGTGCCGTGCCTCACGTAAATGACGGTCTTAAGCCCGTACAACGGCGACTCTTACACTCATTGAAGGAGTTGGATGATGGCCGTTTCAACAAGGTGGCCAACGTGGTGGGGAATACCATGAAATATCACCCGCACGGAGATGCTTCCATTGCAGATGCATTGGTATCGCTTGGCCAAAAGGATTTGCTTATCGATACCCAGGGTAACTGGGGAAACATACTTACTGGAGACCGGGCAGCTGCTCCTCGATACATTGAAGCCCGACTGTCCAAATTTGCCAACGATGTAGTTTTTAATCCAAAAACCACCGAATGGCAGCTTTCTTATGATGGTAGAAACAAAGAACCAGTTACGCTGCCTGTTAAGTTTCCATTGCTTCTGGCTCAGGGGGTAGAAGGTATTGCTGTAGGTCTTTCGTGTAAAATTCTTCCACATAACTTCATTGAACTGATCGACGCATCCATCAAGGTGCTGCAAGGAAAGAGCCCTAAAATCTATCCTGACTTCCCTAGTGGAGGTATGGCCGATTTTGCCAATTACAACCAAGGTGAACGAGGTGGGAAAGTACGGGTTCGTGCCCGGATCAACGCCTTGGATAAAAAGACCTTGGTGATCAATGAATTGCCCTACGCCACCACGACCACCTCACTGATCGATTCGATTTTGAAGGCCAATGATAAAGGCAAGATCAAAATCAAGAAGATTGAGGATAACACGGCTGAATTTGTGGAGATTTTGATTCACCTGGCTCCAGGTGTTTCTCCTGATAAAACAATTGATGCGTTATACGCTTTTACGGATTGTGAAAGTTCCATTTCGCCCAATGCTGTTATCATTGAGAATGATAAACCACGATTTGTTTCGGTTACCGAGATTCTAAAAGTCAATACGGAATACACCAAGGATCTATTACAATTAGAACTTGAAATTCGGAAAGGCGAACTTCAGGAACAATGGCACTTTGCCAGCCTTGAGCGTATTTTCATCGAGCAAAAGATCTACATCAAATTCGACGGACTGACTTATGATGAGGCCATTGTGGTAACCCACAAAGAATTGAAACCGCATATAAAGCACCTTAAGCGGGAAGTAACCGATGAGGATGTGAAGAGGTTGTTGGAAATCCGGATGCGTCGTATCACTAAACACGATAGCGATAAGGCCGATGAGATTATCCTCAACCTGGAAGAGCAGCTAAAAGAAGTTCAACATCACCTGGATCACTTGGTGGAGTTTGCGATTAACTACTTCAAAGAGCTCAAAAGAAAACACAGCGAAGGCCGCGAAAGAAAAACCGAGATTAAGAGTTTCGAAACCATTGAGCGTGCCAAGGTAGCCGTAGCCAACGTGAAGCTTTACGTGAACCTAAAAGAAGGATTTGCCGGAACTGCTTTAAAACGGACCGAATCTGAATACGTATGCGATTGTTCGGACATTGACGACATCATCGTTATTCGAAAAGATGGCAAAATGATGGTTTCCCGAATTGCAGACAAGGCCTTCTTTGGAAAGGACATTCTACATATTCAGGTTTGGAAAAAAGGGGATCAGCGTACCACGTATAACTTGATCTATTTTGATGGTAAATCGAAGTATTCTTACGTGAAGCGCTTCAATGTTACCTCCATTACCCGGGATAAAGAATACGATTTGGCGGGCGGTGATAAAGCGTCCAAAATTCTTTACCTGACGGCCAATCCGAATGGAGAGGCAGAATCGATTAAGGTATTGCTGAAGCCTCGTCCCAATGTTAAAAAATTGCGCTTCGATTTTGATTTTGCAGAACTGGCTATCAAGGGTAGGGGAGCTAAAGGAAATATTCTGACCAAGCACCTCGTGCACAAAATTGAGCTTAAGGAAGCTGGGATTTCAACCCTAAGTGCCCGCAAAATTTGGTGGGACGATACCGTTTCTCGCTTGAATTCTGACGGTAGAGGAAAGCTCTTGGGCGAATTTAAGCCGGAAGACAAGATTCTGTCTGTTATGGATTCGGGGCATTATAAGTTATCTCCGCAGTCTTTGTCCACCCACTTTGATGATGACATGATGCTCATCGAGAAGTATGAGCCCAATCGGGTTTACTCACTCATCTATTACGATGGTGAAAAGGAACAGTATTATGTCAAGCGATTTAACCTGGAGGATACGGACAAAAAGACCTTGTTGATTTCTGAACATGAGGACTCTCGAATGGAGTATTTCTCTTCTAAACTGGGAGCTAAGGTCAAGGTAGAGTTTGACAAACGAAGCAGTACCAAAGAAGACGAAGAAGTGGTGTTGCATGAGTTTATCAGCGTTAAAGGCCAGAAAGCTCAAGGTAACCGTTTGACTACCCAAAAGGTAAAGGCGATTGTAGGTTTAGATCCAATAGAAATGGAAGAAGACCTGGGAGAGCAGCCAGCTGATGAAGAGGTACCTGATAATCCAGAGAATCCGGAAGTGCAAGACAATGCGGCTAAACCTGAATCAGAAGAGGAAAAAGCCCCTTCTTTAAAAAACTCAGTGGCGGAAGTAACTCCGGTTAAACCTAAAGCTCCTGCTAAACCTAAGGTGGTGAAGGAGACTCCAAAGGCAGTACCTAAACCTGCAGCGCCAAAGGCAGAAGCGCCGAAAGTAGCACCTCCGAAAGAAGAGCCTAAGGCGGCAGAACCCAAAAAAGTGGCGCCCAAGAAGGAAGTACCTAAGAAGGCAGTTCCGAAGCCCGAAGCTCCAAAAAAAGAAGCCCCTAAGGTGAAGGCAACACCGAAGCCTACACCGAAAGAGGAAGAGCCACCGGTGGTGGAAGCCAAGGAGCCTGAGTCTGCACCGGAATCGAAAGGTGATGATGACGATCAAGGAATTCCACCCGAAGGCCCTGTCCAAATTACCTTGGATTTCTGA
- a CDS encoding VOC family protein: protein MSVSFKPEGYPTISPFLSLEDIEGFIEFVQFVFGGEVTEKILDGEGNILHAELTMGNSTLMMGPARGNPTKDIMLYTYTEDTDAAYQKILDRGGVSIMPPGDQFYGDRNAGVKGPFGINWWIATRVEIVDSEEMQRRSLEMKG from the coding sequence ATGAGCGTTTCGTTTAAACCAGAGGGATATCCTACCATATCTCCATTCCTTTCTCTTGAAGATATTGAAGGATTTATTGAATTTGTACAGTTTGTATTTGGTGGGGAGGTTACCGAAAAGATCCTCGATGGAGAGGGTAATATCCTTCATGCCGAGCTAACCATGGGTAATTCCACTTTAATGATGGGGCCTGCTCGGGGCAACCCTACTAAAGACATTATGTTGTATACCTACACCGAAGACACCGATGCGGCCTACCAAAAGATATTGGATCGCGGAGGAGTTTCCATCATGCCTCCAGGAGATCAGTTTTACGGAGATAGAAATGCCGGAGTAAAAGGGCCCTTTGGTATCAATTGGTGGATAGCTACTCGGGTAGAAATTGTAGATTCTGAAGAGATGCAAAGGCGATCGTTGGAAATGAAGGGATAA
- the bamD gene encoding outer membrane protein assembly factor BamD, whose translation MKKAGIFILIICVSVIYSCKHQKLLKSTDLTHKYEMANKYYEKGQYYKAIPLLEELIPIYRGTQKAERLYYIYAYCDYNMRDYILAAHRFNTFVRTFPYSKYTEECQYMAAYCHFQLSPKFSLDQSDTYTAIEQLELFIKQYPKSERVETCHQHLDELRYKLEEKAYQIARQYYRTGRYKAALVALENVLIDYPDTRYREEVYLLIVKSNYMWADNSVETKKHERFINTKKAYTKFASSFPDSEYLVEAQEILEKTNKNLEQINN comes from the coding sequence ATGAAAAAAGCTGGAATATTTATTCTTATCATTTGTGTATCAGTGATTTACTCTTGTAAGCATCAGAAATTGCTTAAGAGTACCGATCTGACCCACAAATACGAAATGGCCAACAAATACTACGAAAAGGGTCAATATTACAAGGCTATACCCCTGTTGGAGGAGCTAATTCCAATCTATCGAGGGACTCAAAAGGCGGAAAGACTCTATTATATATATGCATATTGTGACTACAACATGCGTGATTATATTTTGGCCGCGCACCGCTTCAATACTTTTGTAAGGACCTTTCCCTACAGCAAATACACCGAGGAGTGTCAATACATGGCGGCATATTGCCATTTTCAGCTTTCGCCCAAATTTTCTTTGGATCAATCGGATACCTACACAGCTATAGAGCAGTTGGAGCTGTTTATTAAGCAGTATCCCAAAAGCGAGCGGGTAGAAACCTGCCATCAGCACCTGGATGAATTGCGCTATAAATTGGAGGAGAAAGCCTATCAAATTGCCCGTCAGTACTACCGCACAGGTAGATATAAGGCGGCCTTGGTGGCCTTGGAGAATGTTTTGATCGATTACCCCGATACGCGCTACCGGGAAGAAGTCTATTTATTGATCGTTAAGTCCAACTATATGTGGGCCGATAACAGCGTGGAAACAAAAAAACACGAACGATTTATCAATACTAAAAAGGCTTATACTAAATTTGCAAGTTCGTTTCCAGATAGTGAATACCTCGTTGAGGCTCAGGAAATCTTGGAAAAGACAAATAAAAATCTCGAACAGATAAATAATTAA
- the coaBC gene encoding bifunctional phosphopantothenoylcysteine decarboxylase/phosphopantothenate--cysteine ligase CoaBC, producing the protein MLKGRKILLCVTGSIAAYKSAALTRLLVKAGAEVRVVMTHSASEFITAPTLATLSKNPVLSDFYTDKDSGTWTNHVDLGLWADLMLVAPASANTLAKMASGISDNLLLTTYLSARCPVWVCPAMDLDMYAHSSTQRNLETLRNSGVRVIDAQDGELASGLEGKGRMEEPENIVQAIVDWWGVDSFLQDKTVLITAGPTYEPIDPVRFIGNRSSGKMGYALAEAAANLGARVVLVSGPVQVKAEHPSIEVVPVETAAEMYQEAVSRFNSSDVAILAAAVADYTPEQVADQKIKKESGAPELKLTKTRDILAELGGKKTESQTLIGFALETNDEESNAWKKLKNKNLDFIVLNSLRDPGAGFSVDTNKITILDKNQNKTSFDLKSKTEVASDIINYLKSYWS; encoded by the coding sequence ATGCTTAAGGGTAGGAAAATACTGCTTTGCGTAACAGGCAGTATTGCGGCCTATAAATCGGCAGCGCTTACTCGATTATTGGTTAAAGCCGGCGCAGAAGTGCGTGTGGTGATGACTCATTCTGCCTCAGAGTTTATTACGGCTCCTACTTTGGCAACCCTTTCTAAGAATCCTGTACTCAGCGATTTTTATACCGACAAAGATTCAGGAACCTGGACCAATCACGTAGACCTTGGCCTCTGGGCTGATTTAATGCTGGTTGCTCCGGCCTCGGCCAATACTTTGGCAAAAATGGCTTCAGGTATTAGTGACAATCTTCTTCTGACTACCTATTTAAGTGCCCGCTGTCCCGTATGGGTTTGTCCGGCGATGGATTTGGATATGTATGCCCATTCATCCACGCAAAGAAATTTAGAGACCCTCAGAAATAGTGGGGTGCGGGTCATTGATGCCCAGGATGGTGAATTGGCCTCAGGTTTGGAAGGGAAGGGGAGAATGGAAGAACCCGAAAATATTGTTCAGGCCATCGTCGATTGGTGGGGAGTGGATTCCTTTCTTCAAGACAAAACGGTTTTGATAACCGCCGGCCCAACCTACGAACCGATTGATCCAGTTCGATTTATTGGTAACCGTTCTTCTGGAAAGATGGGGTATGCCTTGGCTGAGGCCGCCGCCAATTTAGGCGCAAGGGTAGTGCTGGTAAGTGGCCCCGTCCAAGTTAAGGCCGAGCATCCTTCTATTGAAGTGGTTCCAGTGGAGACCGCAGCTGAAATGTATCAAGAGGCCGTTTCCCGGTTTAACTCTTCAGATGTAGCTATTCTCGCTGCTGCCGTAGCCGATTACACGCCGGAACAAGTAGCCGATCAAAAAATTAAGAAAGAGTCAGGAGCGCCTGAATTGAAGTTGACCAAAACCCGGGATATTTTGGCCGAATTGGGCGGTAAAAAGACCGAAAGTCAAACCTTAATTGGGTTTGCGCTTGAAACCAATGATGAAGAAAGTAATGCCTGGAAAAAACTGAAAAATAAAAACCTGGATTTTATCGTTCTTAACTCTTTGCGCGATCCAGGTGCTGGATTTTCTGTGGATACAAATAAAATTACCATATTGGACAAAAATCAGAACAAGACTTCGTTTGACCTCAAATCAAAAACTGAAGTGGCGTCTGATATTATCAACTACCTGAAATCATATTGGTCATGA
- a CDS encoding TonB family protein → MKLSGAYDEGDRTGIWTQNYSDGQTAFTLNYKKGAADGLQIWYHPNGQKAAEVQYKKGEQKDYSLWDETGQSLNKELLEKPKLKSADELWEWVSQNTEEGFTAVDDYSGYSIHISPQGKVDSVVILDSSDVKTDQAIKNALLETEWEPGFSFGMNAPSVVKVKFYIRSARVVSELQVMYSISHDTYGTFKLYPDLKNGKSQPKLYTIVEEMPYFPGGNQAMFEWLGSNTRYPEKARKNGDQGTVYVTFVVDQDGMVVDARILKGVSKALDKEALRVVNNMPAWTPGRQRGKAVKVQFNLPIRFYLREKN, encoded by the coding sequence GTGAAGTTATCGGGAGCCTATGATGAAGGTGACCGGACCGGAATCTGGACTCAAAACTATTCGGATGGGCAAACTGCATTTACCTTGAATTACAAAAAGGGTGCAGCAGATGGATTGCAGATTTGGTACCACCCGAATGGCCAAAAGGCAGCTGAGGTGCAATACAAGAAAGGCGAGCAAAAGGATTACAGCCTCTGGGACGAAACTGGGCAATCGCTGAATAAGGAATTACTCGAAAAGCCAAAATTGAAATCGGCGGACGAATTGTGGGAATGGGTATCCCAAAACACAGAAGAAGGATTTACTGCCGTGGATGATTATTCTGGTTATTCCATTCATATTTCACCTCAAGGAAAGGTAGATAGCGTTGTGATTCTGGATAGCAGTGATGTAAAAACCGATCAAGCGATTAAGAACGCTTTGCTCGAAACTGAATGGGAGCCGGGCTTTAGTTTTGGAATGAACGCGCCGTCAGTGGTGAAGGTTAAGTTTTACATCCGCTCCGCTCGGGTAGTTTCCGAATTGCAAGTCATGTATTCCATAAGCCATGATACCTACGGTACATTCAAACTCTATCCCGATTTGAAGAATGGGAAATCTCAACCCAAGTTGTATACGATTGTGGAAGAGATGCCTTATTTTCCTGGGGGAAATCAAGCTATGTTTGAGTGGTTGGGCAGCAATACCCGCTACCCTGAAAAGGCCCGCAAAAATGGCGATCAGGGAACCGTTTATGTCACCTTTGTAGTGGACCAGGATGGAATGGTGGTGGATGCCCGAATCCTGAAAGGGGTGAGCAAAGCATTGGATAAGGAAGCTCTAAGAGTGGTTAACAATATGCCTGCCTGGACTCCAGGTAGACAAAGGGGAAAGGCAGTAAAGGTACAATTCAACCTTCCCATTCGATTTTATTTAAGAGAAAAAAACTGA